The following proteins are co-located in the Plasmodium brasilianum strain Bolivian I chromosome 11, whole genome shotgun sequence genome:
- a CDS encoding hypothetical protein (conserved Plasmodium protein) encodes MNSEKILITNCNILDAVGDKLMEILKNLEDILFHLEPLSNYDEKNDSIFTNLNDKENNIIILSNIIYDNMNKVKITLHDFIKNIPPSYTYYTSFYYNDFIILKEIIRKQQKREHEDVNKMENNNESENEKTELDKKEITDMTSLQIRDEENRGNLNYVQVKNIYNNSSTTDNKMLDRNINSSEQNSSVKTNDFFYFSFLIDLEYSNLIYMKKCEEEIDKYLINTN; translated from the coding sequence ATGAACAGTGAAAAAATACTGATTACTAACTGCAATATATTAGATGCAGTGGGTGACAAATTAatggaaatattaaaaaatttggaagatattttgtttcatttagAACCATTAAGTaattatgatgaaaaaaatgattccATATTTACcaatttaaatgataaagaaaataatataattattttatcaaatataatatatgataatatgaacaaagtTAAGATTACTTTACAcgattttattaaaaacataCCCCCGTCTTACACATATTACACCTCCTTCTATTATAAcgattttattatattaaaagaaataataagaaaacaacaaaaaaggGAACATGAAGatgttaataaaatggaaaataataatgagagtgaaaatgaaaagacaGAACtcgataaaaaagaaataacagATATGACCTCTTTACAAATAAGGGATGAAGAAAATAGAGGTAATTTAAATTACGTgcaagtaaaaaatatatataataattcttcAACAACTGATAACAAGATGCTGGACAGGAATATTAATTCATCTGAACAGAATAGTTCCGTAAAAacaaatgattttttttatttttccttcttaATCGATTTAGAGTATTccaatttaatatatatgaaaaaatgtgaagaggaaattgataaatatttaattaatactaACTAG